The following proteins are co-located in the Abditibacteriaceae bacterium genome:
- a CDS encoding biotin/lipoyl-containing protein has translation MLTKIVVPQIFENMEEATVGVWLKNEGDAVAVGDALCELITEKTTFQLESDGAGILRKVVAPAAAIVPVGATVAWVGDAEAEIPVETTSEVVAAPLPEVAALSVPTLNLPTNAEASGGGTRVRATPAARRAAKERGVALEDVAAKFPGKVLGEDDVKNF, from the coding sequence ATGCTCACCAAAATCGTCGTGCCGCAAATCTTTGAAAACATGGAAGAAGCCACCGTCGGCGTGTGGCTTAAAAATGAAGGCGACGCCGTTGCCGTCGGCGATGCGCTCTGCGAATTGATTACCGAAAAAACCACATTCCAACTCGAAAGCGATGGTGCAGGGATTTTGCGAAAAGTCGTCGCTCCTGCCGCCGCGATTGTTCCCGTTGGCGCGACTGTCGCGTGGGTTGGCGACGCAGAGGCAGAAATTCCGGTTGAAACTACTTCCGAAGTTGTCGCTGCACCGCTGCCCGAAGTCGCCGCGTTGAGTGTGCCGACGCTTAATCTCCCCACAAATGCGGAAGCGTCTGGTGGTGGCACGCGCGTTCGTGCGACTCCAGCGGCGCGGCGCGCGGCCAAAGAACGCGGTGTCGCTTTGGAAGATGTCGCGGCCAAATTCCCCGGCAAAGTTTTGGGCGAAGACGACGTAAAAAACTTCTGA
- a CDS encoding Ig-like domain-containing protein, whose translation MSRSRASRFTYKRNSDDKQWNGSSWVASALNSTVLGGTAVNATWSKTTGLPSGTNLPDGAYTLTAWAIDNANNRVSAASNITIDTRIPVVSITSPRSGTTVASLSSLSGSVTDERSGIARVALYLRRASDSFYWTGSAWTASSATFNAALGSGTWSSTSVPTSINLPNGEYALTAYAFDRAGNRGRADSRFFVNRAGSQAEASPVQLSNAHATNDGRIVLTFTGALADVSAENFVVTVNSDALEIIRLEQTKASEIVLTCAGLAAGTRLAVHYNLQDTQGRAVVGEASVLVK comes from the coding sequence ATGTCCAGGTCGCGCGCGTCGCGCTTTACATACAAGCGCAACTCCGATGACAAGCAGTGGAATGGAAGCTCGTGGGTCGCATCGGCCCTTAATTCGACCGTACTTGGCGGCACAGCAGTAAACGCAACATGGAGCAAAACAACGGGTTTGCCTTCGGGAACAAACCTCCCCGATGGCGCTTACACCCTGACGGCGTGGGCGATTGACAATGCAAACAACCGCGTGTCGGCGGCAAGCAACATCACCATCGACACCAGAATCCCCGTTGTTTCCATTACCTCACCGCGTTCGGGCACAACTGTCGCATCGCTTTCTAGCCTGAGCGGAAGTGTCACTGACGAGCGCAGCGGAATCGCACGCGTCGCGCTTTATTTGCGCCGCGCAAGCGACAGCTTCTACTGGACAGGCAGCGCATGGACAGCAAGTTCCGCAACATTTAATGCAGCCCTTGGTTCGGGAACATGGTCGTCCACGAGCGTCCCGACAAGCATAAATTTACCCAACGGCGAATACGCGCTGACCGCCTACGCCTTCGACCGCGCCGGCAACCGAGGCCGCGCCGACAGCCGGTTCTTTGTCAATCGTGCAGGCTCGCAAGCCGAGGCGTCGCCAGTTCAGCTTTCCAATGCACACGCGACAAACGATGGCCGCATTGTTCTGACGTTCACCGGCGCGCTTGCCGATGTTAGCGCGGAAAACTTTGTGGTTACAGTCAATAGCGACGCGCTTGAAATCATCCGCTTAGAGCAAACCAAAGCAAGCGAAATCGTTCTGACGTGCGCAGGCTTGGCCGCCGGAACGCGCCTCGCGGTGCATTACAATTTGCAAGATACGCAGGGCCGCGCGGTTGTGGGCGAAGCCAGCGTCCTTGTGAAATAG
- a CDS encoding glycosyltransferase, which produces MIFIIIPALNEAPALQQLLPRLAQMPEIRRICVVDGGSEDGTMRVARENGALVVNGRMQNVARNRGAQMNAGVGALHAETPLAPDAVLWFLHADAQPTRANCRALQRAAQNTRICGGNFRLNFDECNAAALVFSFLARVLRTFGIYYGDSGIWLRAEVFAKIGGYPSWPLFEDYDLVRKMEQLARSSQRRTRCLWPPLVASSRRWRAKPVQTLATWATFQLLFWLGVSPFVLARRYHKK; this is translated from the coding sequence ATGATTTTCATCATCATTCCGGCGCTGAATGAGGCGCCCGCACTGCAACAGCTATTGCCCCGCCTCGCGCAGATGCCCGAGATCAGGCGCATCTGCGTCGTCGATGGCGGCAGTGAGGACGGAACAATGCGCGTTGCACGCGAAAATGGCGCGCTGGTTGTCAACGGCAGAATGCAAAACGTAGCGCGCAATCGCGGCGCGCAAATGAATGCCGGCGTTGGGGCGCTGCACGCTGAAACGCCGCTCGCGCCCGACGCAGTTCTGTGGTTTCTGCACGCCGACGCGCAACCGACACGCGCCAACTGTCGGGCGCTGCAACGCGCGGCGCAGAACACGCGCATCTGCGGCGGCAATTTCCGGCTGAACTTTGATGAATGCAACGCTGCCGCGCTCGTTTTCTCGTTCCTTGCGCGCGTGCTGCGAACATTCGGGATTTATTACGGCGACAGCGGAATCTGGTTGCGCGCCGAAGTGTTTGCAAAAATTGGCGGCTATCCTTCGTGGCCGCTCTTTGAAGATTACGATTTGGTGCGCAAGATGGAACAACTTGCACGCAGCAGCCAGCGACGCACGCGCTGTTTATGGCCGCCGCTTGTCGCTTCGTCGCGGCGCTGGCGTGCGAAACCTGTGCAAACGCTGGCGACGTGGGCAACCTTTCAACTGCTTTTCTGGTTGGGCGTTTCGCCGTTTGTGCTCGCTCGCCGCTATCACAAAAAATAA
- a CDS encoding rhomboid family intramembrane serine protease, whose translation MIFPYNVDRPTRRVPYWTYGLIGINTFIFLMTVFIANLNLPTDRVTGVNLIQEMTKNDKTLGMDEAGAEEDEEEKTDAAAEGTDTAAEKQQLFSAPKLSQQLSTDEMGPQQGQFRRLFRPRLYRQPASEGDKSATDNEAKKDEDSSASDEAKQDIENMMLLIQQRAAMEKAFKNANDAEGYTKFWQIEHAYSTFAGDPHYSVLNTFAYRASNPTPWGLLVAMFLHGGFMHLLGNMLFLWVFGRALEDTLGPMIYVGAYVLCGIAATLMYHVMMMMFTPASAGLPSLGASGAIAGVLGLFALRFYRTPVRLFYVLPNVLIVVLIIGALLGAIGGFVLGLPGLLIGFFGTWVAFFMYARAWAWGTFKAASAWVIGAWLLIYNIYPGVMSLTRDEKSGGTAYWAHIGGFMFGMLYALLIGSKGEGSLEYALEDAQKAYDSGQMEPAIERATNVLSREPNNAGAYEVLAKSYDGRGRESEALDNYEIAIQKYLQAGEREAAVNTYLHSLSKNPGFILDPKLQMALGSQMARMALYKESAENLAKIPFTYPEAPEGELALLRSAQVYLEHLNEPDMALHLLHTLLERYPDTQWMQQVERGMKMAQYQMNPPEEGFAEAETEQENVSTRVQAQLPQIKR comes from the coding sequence ATGATTTTTCCCTACAACGTTGACCGGCCTACGCGCCGCGTGCCGTATTGGACTTACGGTCTTATCGGTATCAATACGTTCATCTTTTTGATGACCGTGTTCATCGCCAACCTGAATCTGCCCACCGACCGCGTCACCGGTGTCAATTTAATTCAGGAAATGACCAAGAACGACAAAACCTTGGGCATGGACGAGGCAGGCGCAGAAGAAGACGAAGAAGAAAAAACTGATGCCGCTGCGGAGGGCACAGACACCGCTGCCGAAAAACAGCAGCTTTTTTCAGCACCGAAATTGTCGCAACAGCTTTCGACTGACGAAATGGGTCCGCAGCAAGGACAATTTCGCCGCTTGTTCCGCCCGCGTTTGTATCGCCAGCCCGCAAGTGAAGGCGACAAAAGTGCTACCGACAACGAGGCAAAGAAAGACGAAGACTCAAGCGCGTCGGACGAAGCCAAGCAAGACATCGAGAACATGATGCTGCTCATACAGCAACGTGCGGCGATGGAAAAGGCATTTAAAAACGCCAATGATGCCGAAGGCTACACCAAGTTCTGGCAAATCGAACACGCCTATTCCACCTTTGCAGGCGACCCGCACTATTCGGTTCTCAACACGTTCGCGTATCGCGCTTCCAATCCGACGCCGTGGGGCTTGCTCGTCGCGATGTTCTTGCATGGCGGCTTTATGCACCTGTTGGGAAATATGCTGTTCCTGTGGGTTTTCGGGCGCGCGCTTGAAGATACGCTTGGCCCAATGATTTATGTCGGCGCTTATGTTCTTTGCGGTATCGCCGCGACGCTAATGTATCACGTCATGATGATGATGTTTACGCCAGCGTCGGCGGGCCTGCCGAGCTTAGGAGCATCGGGCGCAATCGCGGGCGTACTTGGCTTGTTCGCGTTGCGCTTTTATCGCACGCCAGTGCGCTTGTTTTATGTCTTGCCCAACGTCTTAATCGTTGTCCTCATTATCGGCGCTCTTCTGGGCGCTATCGGCGGTTTCGTTCTTGGTTTGCCTGGCCTACTTATTGGTTTCTTTGGCACTTGGGTCGCGTTTTTTATGTATGCCCGCGCTTGGGCGTGGGGCACATTCAAAGCAGCATCGGCGTGGGTTATCGGAGCGTGGCTGTTGATATACAACATCTATCCCGGCGTGATGTCGCTCACGCGCGACGAAAAATCGGGTGGTACCGCCTACTGGGCGCACATCGGCGGCTTCATGTTTGGGATGCTTTATGCGCTGCTTATTGGAAGCAAAGGCGAAGGCTCTCTGGAATACGCGCTTGAAGACGCACAAAAAGCCTACGACAGCGGCCAAATGGAACCGGCCATCGAACGGGCGACAAACGTGCTTTCGCGCGAGCCCAACAACGCTGGTGCCTACGAAGTTCTTGCTAAATCATACGATGGGCGTGGCCGCGAAAGCGAAGCGCTCGATAATTACGAAATCGCGATTCAAAAGTATCTGCAGGCGGGCGAACGCGAAGCCGCTGTGAATACCTATTTGCATTCGCTTTCGAAAAACCCCGGCTTTATTCTCGACCCGAAACTGCAAATGGCGCTCGGCAGCCAGATGGCGCGCATGGCCCTTTACAAGGAATCAGCAGAGAATCTGGCGAAGATTCCATTCACCTATCCCGAAGCACCGGAAGGCGAACTGGCGCTTTTGCGTTCGGCACAGGTTTACCTGGAGCATCTCAACGAGCCGGATATGGCGCTGCACTTGTTGCATACGCTTCTCGAACGCTATCCCGATACGCAGTGGATGCAGCAAGTCGAGCGCGGAATGAAGATGGCGCAATATCAGATGAATCCGCCCGAAGAAGGATTCGCCGAAGCCGAAACGGAGCAGGAAAACGTCAGCACGCGCGTGCAGGCGCAGTTGCCGCAAATAAAGCGCTAA
- a CDS encoding DNA translocase FtsK codes for MPRRSPGISSSGTHTANNRSSRPLSSPRSDSSRRPRGASAPSADQDFAAFDADEYAFDDDSLADDSLDERFDARGGQRALRFSGSSHDATSKTAPRPTRTLPRQVDAVINDDVRVVNTKRAQQIKTGVKSSSKKPARKPDPPRTPPRALAYEVAGVLLLAVGGLLAWNARFPLESIRGVLPRAGVTLLRYGFGSGAVVIPLLVCLLGAVMMIKHHRTNLRAFGRGATVAFLVFLTAIHLAVPHGHEWDSQSVVFDHGGYVGGLLARVLRSLVGDIGAIISLVALSLVALLFWSEISLAQMVSRVGGFVSGGARHAGRGGLNAARRTRETLQTYYGDYDDWNNSATESRILPREILEDAQRSVRPMRKPLRDRFAALKPGETTRFGRADDLVPEELISAPAPVFHPAPPTTSTVEFDRTPDIMQGSAANEPEAVTPATPAEPTGPRIEFTDAAPPESVLSDAPPAPISTISPEVNGVPVNQPDEDLTPTEALEAQAQASATAGEAPKPKRPEGVRRRFGDGPLMPPYFDDAVRALDPPLVPDLAGADEDIQQGVQSVTETLASFKIDARVTDVKRGPVITRYEVQPAAGVRVAAIANLDRDMARALSAIAVRIEAPVPGKNVVGIEVPNKKVHLVRLRDVLERHDFLAAPSKLSFVLGKDIAGQPKWGDLTKMPHMLIAGSTNSGKSVCLNSIIASILVRATPDEVKFSLIDPKRVELTLFKGIKHLYHPVVVEPKDAVKALRGAIAEMDRRYKSFAERGVRNIVSYNSKLEEGEKPLPYLVIVIDELADLMMTAAAEFEKLICRIAQLARATGIHLIVATQRPSVNVITGVIKANIPSRVAFAVASQVDSRTILDSIGAERLIGSGDMLFDANNGGKAVRIQGAYLSEEEVNRIVEVVKDYYDDEEPEYGMDLSATDDDEETDTSSRPNRDDKKDELYDEILEYVVRSAEMSASMIQRKFEIGYPRAARIVDQFERDGVLSGANGSKPRKVIGNGRGASMEE; via the coding sequence ATGCCGCGCCGTTCACCGGGCATTTCTTCGTCGGGCACTCACACCGCAAATAACCGTTCGTCACGCCCGCTTTCTTCACCGCGTTCCGATTCGTCGCGCCGCCCGCGTGGCGCGTCGGCTCCATCCGCAGACCAAGATTTCGCGGCCTTCGACGCCGATGAATACGCTTTCGACGACGATTCACTCGCCGATGATTCACTCGACGAGCGTTTCGATGCGCGCGGCGGACAGCGAGCGTTGCGTTTTTCAGGTTCGTCACACGACGCGACATCGAAAACGGCTCCGCGCCCGACGCGCACCTTACCGCGCCAGGTCGATGCCGTCATCAACGACGATGTGCGCGTCGTTAACACCAAGCGCGCGCAGCAAATCAAAACCGGCGTCAAAAGCAGTTCCAAGAAACCGGCGCGCAAACCCGATCCGCCGCGCACGCCGCCGCGCGCTCTGGCCTACGAAGTCGCGGGCGTTCTTTTGCTTGCCGTTGGCGGATTGCTGGCATGGAACGCACGTTTCCCGCTCGAAAGCATTCGCGGCGTTTTGCCGCGCGCGGGCGTAACATTGTTGCGCTACGGCTTCGGCTCGGGCGCTGTTGTGATTCCGCTTCTGGTTTGCCTGCTCGGCGCGGTAATGATGATAAAGCATCATCGCACCAATTTGCGCGCATTCGGGCGCGGCGCAACGGTTGCGTTTTTGGTCTTTCTGACGGCGATTCACCTCGCCGTGCCGCACGGCCACGAGTGGGATTCTCAAAGCGTCGTCTTCGATCACGGCGGTTATGTCGGCGGCTTGCTGGCGCGCGTGCTGCGTTCGCTTGTCGGCGATATCGGCGCTATTATTTCTCTGGTTGCCTTGTCGCTTGTTGCCCTGCTCTTCTGGAGCGAAATTTCGCTTGCGCAGATGGTTTCGCGTGTCGGCGGCTTTGTTTCAGGCGGCGCGCGCCACGCCGGGCGTGGCGGTTTAAACGCCGCACGCCGCACGCGCGAAACGCTGCAAACCTACTACGGCGACTACGACGATTGGAACAATTCCGCAACCGAATCGCGCATTTTGCCGCGCGAGATTCTCGAAGACGCGCAACGCAGCGTGCGTCCGATGCGAAAGCCGTTGCGCGACCGCTTCGCCGCGCTCAAGCCGGGCGAAACCACGCGCTTTGGCCGCGCCGACGATCTCGTTCCTGAAGAACTCATCAGCGCGCCCGCGCCCGTTTTTCATCCCGCACCGCCGACCACAAGTACGGTCGAATTCGACCGTACTCCCGACATCATGCAGGGTTCGGCTGCCAATGAACCGGAAGCCGTAACTCCTGCAACACCTGCCGAACCAACCGGCCCACGCATTGAATTTACCGATGCTGCGCCGCCCGAATCGGTTCTCTCAGATGCGCCTCCCGCCCCGATCAGCACGATTTCGCCCGAAGTAAATGGCGTTCCGGTCAATCAGCCCGATGAAGACTTGACCCCGACCGAAGCGCTCGAAGCACAGGCGCAAGCCAGCGCAACAGCCGGAGAAGCGCCGAAACCAAAGCGGCCCGAAGGCGTGCGCCGTCGTTTTGGCGACGGCCCGCTGATGCCGCCGTATTTCGACGATGCCGTTCGCGCGCTCGACCCGCCGCTCGTGCCCGATCTGGCCGGTGCCGACGAAGATATTCAGCAGGGTGTGCAAAGCGTGACGGAAACGCTGGCCAGCTTTAAAATCGACGCGCGCGTCACCGACGTTAAGCGCGGGCCGGTGATTACGCGCTACGAGGTGCAGCCCGCAGCCGGCGTGCGCGTCGCGGCGATTGCCAACCTCGACCGCGACATGGCGCGCGCTCTTTCGGCCATCGCAGTGCGAATTGAAGCGCCGGTTCCCGGCAAAAACGTCGTTGGCATCGAAGTGCCAAACAAGAAAGTGCATCTGGTGCGTTTGCGCGATGTGCTTGAACGCCACGATTTTCTCGCCGCGCCGAGCAAACTTTCGTTCGTCTTAGGCAAAGATATCGCGGGCCAGCCGAAGTGGGGCGACCTGACGAAAATGCCGCACATGCTGATCGCTGGTTCAACCAACAGCGGTAAATCGGTGTGCCTCAACTCGATTATTGCCTCAATTCTTGTGCGCGCGACGCCGGATGAAGTCAAGTTCTCGCTCATCGACCCCAAGCGTGTCGAATTGACGCTTTTCAAGGGCATCAAGCATTTGTATCATCCGGTGGTCGTCGAGCCGAAAGATGCCGTCAAAGCGTTGCGCGGCGCGATTGCCGAAATGGATAGGCGTTACAAAAGCTTTGCCGAGCGAGGCGTGCGCAACATCGTTTCCTACAACTCGAAGTTGGAAGAAGGCGAGAAACCGCTGCCGTATCTGGTTATCGTGATCGACGAGTTGGCTGACTTGATGATGACCGCCGCCGCCGAGTTTGAAAAGCTGATTTGCCGCATCGCGCAGCTTGCCCGCGCGACCGGAATTCACCTGATTGTGGCGACGCAGCGGCCTTCGGTCAATGTTATTACCGGCGTAATTAAAGCCAACATTCCTTCGCGCGTTGCGTTCGCTGTCGCGTCGCAAGTCGATTCGCGCACTATTCTGGACAGCATCGGTGCCGAGCGACTCATCGGTTCGGGCGACATGCTGTTCGATGCCAACAACGGCGGCAAAGCGGTGCGCATTCAGGGCGCGTATCTTTCGGAAGAAGAAGTCAATCGTATTGTCGAAGTGGTGAAGGATTACTACGACGACGAAGAACCCGAATACGGCATGGATCTTTCGGCAACCGATGACGACGAGGAAACAGACACTTCCAGCCGCCCGAACCGCGACGACAAGAAAGACGAGTTATACGACGAGATTCTCGAATACGTCGTGCGCAGCGCCGAAATGAGCGCAAGCATGATTCAGCGCAAATTCGAAATTGGCTATCCACGCGCGGCGCGCATCGTCGATCAGTTCGAGCGCGACGGCGTGTTGTCGGGCGCGAACGGCAGCAAGCCACGCAAAGTCATCGGCAACGGACGTGGCGCTTCGATGGAAGAATAA
- the acpS gene encoding holo-ACP synthase — MIIGLGTDVCEIARVGRYVERYGERFMRRCFTPQEIAYCTRYANGAEQFAARIAAKEAASKALGTGWRNGVHWKCFEVDSLPSGKPFLRIHGRAAELASQMGLKNSTISLTHDAGVALAVVIFEG; from the coding sequence ATGATTATCGGACTCGGAACGGATGTTTGCGAAATTGCGCGTGTTGGGCGCTACGTCGAGCGTTACGGCGAACGCTTTATGCGCCGCTGCTTTACACCGCAGGAAATCGCGTATTGCACGCGCTACGCCAACGGCGCCGAGCAGTTTGCCGCGCGCATCGCCGCCAAAGAAGCCGCCTCCAAAGCGCTCGGAACCGGCTGGCGCAACGGCGTGCATTGGAAGTGCTTTGAAGTCGATTCACTTCCTTCGGGCAAGCCGTTTTTACGCATTCATGGCCGCGCGGCGGAACTCGCCTCGCAAATGGGCCTGAAAAACTCCACAATTTCGCTCACGCACGATGCGGGCGTTGCGCTCGCCGTCGTTATCTTTGAAGGCTGA
- a CDS encoding glycoside hydrolase family 44 protein, producing MSDAGTAPGAAVDSFIADARATGAQPMITIPTIGWIAKLGANRDKLASFSVAKYGAQTQTDPWMPDAGNGIRTNGTKITGNDPNDANTRNSPAHQTAWVNHLKTKWGAANAGGVRLYVMDNETSLWHETHRDVHPAGQTMEESRDGIIAYSAAVRAADPNAVIVGPEEWGWSGYLLSGADQKWSNENKIYWNQPDKVAHGGADYLPWLLAQLKANDAATGKKSLNIFTVHYYPQGGEFWSSDTSAAMQQRRNRSTRSLWDPNYVDETWINDKVRLVPRLKQWVNENYPGLQTGITEYSWGAENHINGATAQADILGIFGREGLDMANRWQVPASGSLTFKAMQLYRNYDGQKSTFGDVSVQTVSDANADNLAVFASQRTKDGALTVMAVSKVLSGTTPLKINVAGVSSNIAQVWQLSSSGNISRAADIAVTSNVLQTTLPPQTITLFVFANATGTKAPTIKFSNPLNNSALRALTTISGTATDDVQVARVALYIQAQLR from the coding sequence ATTTCCGATGCAGGCACCGCGCCGGGCGCCGCCGTTGATAGCTTCATCGCCGATGCGCGCGCAACCGGCGCGCAGCCGATGATTACGATTCCCACTATCGGCTGGATTGCAAAGTTAGGCGCGAACCGCGACAAGCTGGCGTCGTTTTCCGTCGCCAAATACGGCGCGCAAACTCAGACCGACCCGTGGATGCCCGACGCTGGTAACGGCATTCGCACCAATGGAACAAAAATCACCGGCAACGACCCGAACGACGCGAACACGCGCAACTCGCCCGCGCATCAGACCGCGTGGGTGAATCACTTGAAAACAAAATGGGGCGCGGCGAATGCAGGCGGCGTGCGCCTTTATGTGATGGACAACGAAACGAGCCTGTGGCACGAAACGCACCGCGACGTTCATCCAGCAGGGCAAACAATGGAAGAATCGCGCGATGGCATCATTGCTTACAGCGCAGCCGTACGCGCCGCCGACCCGAACGCCGTTATTGTCGGGCCGGAAGAATGGGGTTGGAGCGGTTATCTATTGTCGGGCGCCGACCAGAAATGGAGCAACGAAAACAAGATTTACTGGAACCAGCCCGATAAAGTCGCACATGGCGGCGCCGATTACTTGCCATGGCTCCTCGCGCAGCTCAAAGCGAACGACGCCGCAACCGGCAAGAAATCGCTCAATATTTTCACGGTTCACTACTATCCGCAGGGCGGCGAGTTCTGGAGCAGCGACACCTCGGCGGCGATGCAGCAGCGGCGCAACCGCTCGACGCGTTCGCTGTGGGATCCGAATTACGTCGATGAAACCTGGATAAACGACAAGGTGCGTCTGGTGCCGCGCCTCAAGCAGTGGGTGAACGAAAATTATCCCGGCCTGCAAACCGGCATCACCGAATATTCGTGGGGCGCCGAAAACCACATCAACGGCGCGACGGCACAAGCCGATATTCTGGGCATCTTCGGGCGCGAAGGTCTCGACATGGCAAACCGCTGGCAAGTTCCTGCAAGCGGCAGCCTCACGTTTAAAGCGATGCAACTGTATCGCAACTACGACGGCCAGAAATCGACATTCGGCGATGTTTCGGTTCAAACCGTTTCGGATGCGAACGCCGATAATCTCGCGGTTTTCGCTTCGCAGCGCACCAAAGACGGCGCGCTGACCGTGATGGCCGTGAGCAAAGTGCTGTCGGGAACAACGCCGCTCAAAATCAACGTCGCGGGCGTTTCGAGCAACATCGCGCAGGTGTGGCAGTTGTCGTCGAGCGGCAACATTTCGCGCGCTGCCGATATTGCTGTCACTTCAAACGTCTTGCAAACAACTTTGCCGCCGCAAACCATCACCCTTTTCGTGTTCGCCAACGCCACCGGAACGAAAGCGCCGACGATTAAGTTTTCCAACCCGCTGAATAACAGCGCGCTGCGCGCCTTAACCACCATTTCTGGCACCGCCACCGATGATGTCCAGGTCGCGCGCGTCGCGCTTTACATACAAGCGCAACTCCGATGA
- a CDS encoding ATPase, T2SS/T4P/T4SS family: MSLPPKKSLIQVLGERKKISREQAMEAMERKKATTDTLEKILVDIGVSEVDVYEAQADTMGVSFIDLLSIKTESSAMGLLPDDMQERYKAAPVRVDGNRLTVAMANPKDVFAVDEIRLKTGMDIMAVLAAPSQIEALRSGSLNGSSNGNGDAASHSDGDSNGGGAFADLDALTDMLKPAQNFKKGGDGKEIVASDADADNETSLDTEGMGEDGAMAADEAPIIRIVNAILMQAIKDGASDIHIEPQRKGVRVRYRIDGVLHEQMKVPQYVLNPLVSRIKIMGDMNIAERRIPQDGRIPLKMQNKEYDMRVNSCPTSNGEKIVMRILDKSSVMIGLEKLSLFPETERRLLDICHQPNGCFMICGPTGSGKTTTLYSVLNFVNSVEKNVMTVEDPVEYQLPGLSQVHVNRKSGLSFAAALRAFLRQDPDIIMVGEIRDLETAEIAIQAALTGHLVLSTVHTNDAPSTATRLGDMGVEPFLISASLVGALAQRLSRRICQNCKEEYKPPREILMRFGFDPQEHPETKFYKGGGCDVCRQTGYKGRMGIHELMVVTEELSDMIVRRAPLSELKEAARAGGMDTLQEDGFRKAVEGLTTVEEVMRVVFTGGH; the protein is encoded by the coding sequence ATGTCTTTACCGCCGAAGAAGTCATTGATTCAGGTGCTGGGCGAACGCAAGAAGATTTCGCGTGAACAGGCGATGGAAGCCATGGAGCGCAAAAAAGCCACAACAGATACGCTCGAAAAAATTCTGGTGGACATCGGTGTGAGTGAAGTGGACGTTTACGAAGCCCAGGCCGACACCATGGGCGTTTCGTTCATTGACCTGCTTTCGATTAAAACCGAGTCTTCCGCGATGGGCCTGCTTCCCGATGATATGCAGGAACGGTACAAAGCTGCTCCGGTGCGCGTCGATGGCAATCGTTTGACAGTTGCGATGGCAAATCCGAAAGATGTGTTTGCCGTCGATGAGATTCGCCTCAAGACCGGCATGGACATCATGGCGGTTCTGGCAGCGCCTTCGCAAATCGAAGCGTTGCGCAGCGGCTCGCTTAACGGCTCCAGCAACGGAAACGGCGATGCTGCCAGCCACAGCGACGGCGACTCCAATGGCGGCGGTGCCTTCGCCGACCTCGACGCGCTCACCGATATGCTGAAGCCGGCGCAGAACTTCAAAAAAGGCGGCGACGGCAAAGAAATTGTGGCCTCCGACGCCGATGCGGACAACGAAACCAGCCTCGATACCGAAGGCATGGGCGAAGACGGCGCAATGGCCGCCGATGAAGCGCCTATTATCCGCATCGTGAACGCGATTTTGATGCAGGCCATTAAAGACGGCGCATCGGACATCCATATCGAGCCGCAGCGCAAGGGCGTACGCGTTCGCTATCGCATCGACGGCGTGTTGCACGAGCAAATGAAAGTGCCGCAATACGTTCTGAACCCGCTGGTGTCGCGCATCAAGATTATGGGCGACATGAACATCGCCGAGCGCCGCATTCCCCAGGACGGACGCATTCCGCTCAAGATGCAGAACAAAGAGTACGACATGCGCGTGAACTCTTGCCCGACTTCCAACGGCGAGAAAATCGTTATGCGTATTCTTGACAAAAGCTCGGTAATGATCGGCTTGGAAAAGCTGTCGCTTTTTCCCGAGACCGAACGCCGCTTGCTGGACATTTGTCACCAGCCAAACGGTTGCTTCATGATTTGCGGCCCCACAGGTTCGGGTAAAACGACAACTCTTTACAGTGTTCTTAACTTCGTGAACTCGGTTGAAAAGAACGTGATGACGGTTGAGGACCCTGTCGAATATCAGCTTCCAGGCCTTTCGCAGGTTCACGTCAATCGCAAATCGGGCCTGAGTTTCGCTGCCGCTCTGCGCGCCTTCTTACGGCAAGACCCCGACATTATCATGGTCGGAGAAATTCGAGATTTAGAAACGGCGGAAATCGCGATTCAGGCGGCTCTCACCGGTCACCTTGTTCTTTCGACAGTTCACACCAACGACGCGCCCTCAACGGCAACACGCTTGGGCGACATGGGCGTTGAGCCGTTCCTGATTTCGGCTTCGCTGGTAGGTGCATTGGCTCAACGCCTTTCGCGTCGCATCTGTCAGAACTGCAAGGAAGAATATAAGCCGCCGCGCGAAATTTTGATGCGCTTTGGTTTCGACCCGCAGGAGCACCCCGAAACCAAGTTTTATAAAGGCGGCGGCTGCGATGTTTGCCGTCAAACCGGCTACAAAGGCCGCATGGGTATCCACGAACTCATGGTCGTAACCGAAGAACTTTCGGACATGATCGTGCGCCGCGCCCCGCTTTCGGAACTCAAGGAAGCCGCGCGCGCCGGCGGCATGGATACACTGCAAGAAGATGGCTTCCGCAAAGCTGTCGAAGGCCTGACAACTGTCGAAGAAGTGATGCGCGTCGTCTTTACCGGCGGGCATTAA